Proteins from one Chitinophaga oryzae genomic window:
- a CDS encoding collagen-like triple helix repeat-containing protein produces MMKQVLRCMPYALILSVVVCFMSCSKDGPQGPAGPAGSNGTQGPQGPKGDPGDPGSANVIYSGWLDVRFQGAQTVTNPDGTVDTVLYAAAINAPKLDSAVLANALVNVYINLGTASQQSIVLLPYTDEFGTLIRYVAASKSINLISNGNPSTQTTTAGKRYQYRYVIVPGGVSARSAGSLDWKNYSQVRQALNLQD; encoded by the coding sequence ATGATGAAACAAGTATTGCGCTGCATGCCCTATGCACTTATTCTTTCTGTTGTAGTATGCTTCATGTCCTGCTCTAAAGACGGTCCGCAGGGGCCTGCCGGTCCTGCCGGTTCCAATGGCACACAGGGCCCGCAGGGCCCTAAAGGTGATCCGGGCGATCCGGGATCTGCCAACGTTATTTATTCCGGCTGGCTGGATGTTCGTTTTCAGGGCGCGCAGACAGTGACCAATCCTGATGGCACGGTAGACACGGTGTTGTACGCTGCCGCTATCAATGCACCTAAACTGGATTCTGCCGTATTGGCCAATGCGCTGGTGAACGTGTATATCAATCTCGGGACGGCTTCCCAGCAGAGCATCGTGCTGTTGCCCTACACCGATGAGTTTGGCACGCTGATCCGTTACGTGGCTGCTTCCAAATCCATCAATCTTATTTCCAATGGTAATCCCAGTACCCAGACAACTACCGCTGGTAAACGTTATCAGTACCGTTACGTGATCGTGCCGGGTGGCGTGTCTGCCCGTTCCGCCGGCAGTCTGGACTGGAAAAATTATAGCCAGGTTCGGCAGGCGCTGAACCTGCAAGACTAG